DNA sequence from the Butyricimonas faecalis genome:
GTTTCTATCCGATAGAGCTATTATGCTGTGATCAAATTGCTACCATAAACCTATCACCCTGTTAATAATTGCTATCGTACTACAATAATTTCGTATTTTAATGGGAGGGGAATAGGAGCGGAATGGGAGGGGAATGGGAGCGGCTCGCAATATGATGGCAATATAATGCCAAGATGATAGCATTTTGATAACGTTATTTCACATTAATTCGATGTCCATGTTTATGGAACACCGTTAAAAATTTTTATATCAATAACGGCTAACCGTTATTGATATAAAAACCGTTTAATACTTTTCTTGGGTGTTTTTTCGAATTCTTCGTTGTATATCGTGATTTTCGCGATCTGGCTGTATGCCGGAAGGGTTTCGTTCACTTGTTTCCGGTTTTCTTCCATGATGGCGGTAATGGCCTCGTCCGAGTTTTTATTGTCGGCATTGATGGCCTCGAAGTCGGGATAGATTAAGGCGGTGAGTTTGCCTTCTTTCTCGACAACGATGGATTCGCATACGTAGGGAAGGTTATTCAGATGATCCTCGATTTCTTCCGGGTAAATGTTCTGGCCACTGGGACCGAGAATCATGTTTTTACTGCGTCCCTTGATGAAAAGATTACCTTCCTCGTCAATCAGGCCGAGGTCTCCCGTGCGGAGCCATCCATCGGGCGTGAAAGCGGCTTGTGTGGCGGCTTCGTTTTTGTAATACCCGATCATGAGGTTGTCTCCTTTGGCAAGGATTTCACCAACGATGTGCGCCGGATCCGGGGAGTCTATTTTTAGTTGCATGCGAGGTGCCGCTTTTCCGCAGGAACCTTTTTTGAAAGTTTCCCATCCGGCATACGAGAGAATCGGTCCGCATTCGGTCATCCCGTAACCCACGGTATAGGGAAAGTTTATCGAGTGTAAAAACTCTTCAACTTCTTTATTCAGGGCTGCCCCGCCGACGATGAGTTCCTTGAAATTACCGCCGAAGGCATCGATGACTTTCTGGCGGATGGAGTTCTTTACTTTTTTGTCGAGTAACGGCAGGTTTAACATGAGTTTTATCAATGGTTTTTCCAGCGCGGGGAATACTTTTTTCCGAATGATTTTTTCGATAATCAAGGGCACGGAAACAATCAAGTTGGGTCTTACCGTGGAGAAGGCATCCGCGATGATCTTTGGGGATGGGATTCTCGTCAAGAAGAATACATGTGCCCCGCTGGCAAACTCGTAGATGAACTCGAAAGCCAACCCGTACATGTGTGCCATGGGGAGCATGGATATAACCTGTTCTCCGGGGAGTTTCCCGAATACTCCGAAGGCAAACGCGAGGTTGGACCAAAGGCTGCGATAGGGGAGCATTACTCCTTTCGAGAAACTGGTGGTTCCCGACGTGTAATTAATAATAGCAAGTTCTTCCGGTTTGTCATACGTGTAGCTTACGTCTTCCGGGCGGAAACGATCGGGATATTTCTTCCCGAATAGCTCGTTCAGGCGTTCCCGCGCGTGTGTTAACATTTGGCTACGCGATACGAGTATCGAATTGTCTTCCAGGCTTATGATGCCTTCCAACGCTTCCATCGAGGCTTCGTTCAATCCTTCCCACACGACACTTCCCACGAAGAGCAGGCGTGCCTCGGAATGGTTCACGATGTTGTGTATGTTATCCGGTTTGAATTCATTCAAGATGGGAACGGCAACAGCCCCATAGGTTAGTGTGGCAAGAAATGCTATTCCCCAATTCGTGGAATTTCTCCCGCATAACGCAATTTTATCTCCTTTTTTAATGCCCGCGTTTTCGAAAAGAATATGTAATTTCTCTATTTTGCGGGCCACGTCTTTGTAGTTACAATTTATTCCGTGATAGTCGGTCAGTGCCGGACGATCCCAATTTTCCTTGATACTACTCTCGATATAATATATAAAACTTTTTTCCATTTGTCAGTATACTATCAAACAAATGACAAAGTTACAAATATTTTTTGATATTTCGAGTTGAAGGGGAAAGTTCGTGAAGTCGGGAGGGGCAATTCGCCAATGCAATTTTTTATGAAAAAAATAGGAAAAGTTCCTTTAGGAGAAGAATCACTACCCCCTCTATCTCCCCCTTGCACAGGGGGAGGGTTGATTTCCAAACGATTTCTCCTTACACGGGAGGGAAAACTCGGGGTGGTTGTCTGATACAATAGGCTTTAATAAACGTGAATGTGGAATTTTGACATGTCCCAACTTTATGATTTCGTTTATATTCCCAAAGCTTTTCTCTTGTCCTCCGGGATCGGGGTAAGATCGCCGCCATAGGAGATGCTTGCCCGGTTGTTGCTGGTCACGTTGACACTGCATTTCCCGTTGCCGTAGATTTCCACGTAGAAGTTGAAGACATCGTTGCGGTTTCTCACGTTGAATTTGTATTCGATGTAATGTTTTTTGCGTTTGTGGATCACCTTGAATGATTCGTTTTCGATCTTTGCATTCTCGAATTCTATTCCGCCGCCCTGGCCGTATTCCGTGGAGTAAGCCCGTCCGAAGAATGGTAGGTGTCCCGTGGCCACGGAGTCAAGAATGAAGAGTTGCCCCTCGTTGGTGGCTAGTGAAATGTAGCCTTCGCCACCAATGCGTTTCTGCCCGTATTTGGAGTCGATGGTGATGCTGCTGTTGCCTGTCGGGAAGGCTTGATCGACCTCGATGTAGAATTCGCGGCTTTTCATGAGTTGTTCGATTTTGGTGATACCCGCGGTGTCGCTTTTCTGTTTCTTTTCACCCATCGCGAAGAGGCAGGTAAAAAGGAGTATTCCTATTGGAATGATTGTTTTCAGTGTTTTCATGTCCTTGTTGTTTTTTCGTGAATATAAATATTATTTTAATGTATAGCAAATCATGTACCACGTGCCATCGTTTGCCGAATGAATTCACAATATAGTAAAAATAAGGGACATTTGCAAATTTTACACCCTCGCTACTGGTACAAGAACCGTTTGATACTTCGTTTCGGGGTTTTCTCGAATTCCTCGTCATGAATTTCTATCCGGGCAATTTGGCTGTATGCCGGGATCTGCTGGTTGATCTGTTTACGGGTCTCGTGTATGATTTTGAGAAGCGTGTCACGGGATATTTTATGTTGTTTCATGGCTTCGGAGTCCGGATAGACTAGGGCCACGAGTTTACCTTCCCGTTCGATCACGAGTGATTCGGCGATGTAGGGTTGGGCGTTGAGCAGGTCTTCGATTTCTTCGGGATAGATGTTCTGCCCGCTGGGACCGAGGATGAGGCTTTTGCTACGGCCTTTGATGTAAAGGTATCCGTCCGGGTCCAGTATGCCGAGATCCCCCGTGTGGAGCCACCCGTCGGGGGAAAGCACGGCGTTCGATGCTTCCGGGTTGTTGTAGTACCCGTCCATGACGTTCATGCCTTTGGTGAGGATTTCCCCGACTTGGTTAAAGGGGGCAGGTGAATCGATGCGGATTTCCATGCGGTCCACGGCTCTTCCGCAGGAGGTGGAACGGAATGTCTGCCAGTGGTCGAAAGCGATGGCAGGTCCGCATTCGGTCATGCCGTAACCCACGGTGTAGGGAAATTTCACGGAATGGAGGAAGGCCTCGACTTCTTTGTTGAGGGCGGCACCCCCGACGACGAGTAGTTTGAAACGTCCCCCGAAGGCGTCAAGAATCTGCCGTTTGATTTTGTGGCGGATTCTTCCCCCGATGATGGGCATTTTTAACATCAGTTTGATGTGAAATTTTTCCAGTTGCGGGAATACCCGGCTTTTGATGATCTTCTCGATAATCAGGGGTACGGCAACGATCAGGTGCGGATGAATGTCGGCGAAAACGTCCTTCAGTATTTTGGGGGTGGGCATTTTTTGTAAGAAGTAGATATGTATTCCGCTGGCGAAAGGATAAATGAATTCGAAGGCCAGCCCGTACATGTGGGCCATGGTAAGGATGGAAACGAGTTTTTCGCCCGGCGTGAACCCCATTTGGTCGAGGGCGTAGCGGAGGTTGGACCACATGCTGCGGTAGGGGAGCATCACGCCTTTGGGAGAACTGGTGGTTCCCGACGTGTAGTTGATCATGGCTAGTTCTTCCGGTTGTTCGGTGCGATAGTGGATGTCGTCAATTTGTAGTTCTTCGGGGTGTCGTGTTTTGAACAGCGTTTCCAGTCGGGGTGCGGTTTCAGCAAGTTTCGCGTTACGGGAGGAGAGCACGGAATAGTCTGCCATGGCGATAATCCCGTCTAAGGCGGGCATGTTTGCGTGGTCTATTTTGTCCCACACGGATTTTCCCACGAAGAGAAGCCGGGCTCCGGAGTGGTTGATGATGTGATGGATCGTGTCGGGTTTGAATTCGTTGAGGATAGGGACGGCCACGGCCCCGTACGTGACGGTGGCAAGGAAGGCTATTCCCCAGTTGGACGTGTTGCGGCTGCATAGTGCCACTTTGTCTCCCGGCCGAATGCCGCTTTTTTCGAAAAGGATATGTAGTTTTTCGATCCATCGCGCCACGTCTTTATAATGATGCTCCGCACCCTCGTAATCCGTGAGGGAGGGAAGGTTCCAGTGTTCTTTTATACTGTATTCTATAAGTTTCAAGAAGCTCGTTTCCATGATGTTATGTAATTAATGTTCTCTTATTTATACTGAGAATTAACTTGAAATGTTTTTCTATCAGGTTATTTTTATCCGGGAAGAGGCTTGACGGAGGTGGAGTTCTCCCGAACTCCGTTGAAGCGATATCAGCAAAGTACAAGGATTGTTAAATGTGACGAGAAGTTGAAACTTTCGTCCCGTGATGCCGTAATTATTCACGAGTGTCTTGACTGGCACGACCTTTGAAAATTTTAAATAAACTAAACTAATTAATTATGAAGACAGAAAATCCTATCACACCGGTTTTTGGGACGGATGAAGAGGCCCGGGTGGCACCGAAATACGAGATGCCGGCGGGTATGATGCCGGGCGAAGTTGCCTATCAAATCGTGCACGACGAGGCCATGTTGGATGGTAATTCACGTTTGAATTTGGCGACTTTCGTGACTACATGGATGGATGATTACGCTAGAAAAGTGATGACCGAGAACATGGATAAGAACATGATCGACAAGACCGAGTACCCGCAAACGGCGGAGATCGAGCGTCGATGTGTGAATATCCTTGCCAAGTTGTGGAATTCGCCGGAGAAACCGTATTGCACGGGTACGAGTACCGTGGGTTCTTCCGAGGCTTGTATGCTGGGGGGTATTGCAGCCCTGAAACGCTGGCAAAAGAGACGTAAAGCGAAAGGTCTTCCGATCGATAAACCGAATTTCATTATCTCGACCTGTATGCAGGTGGTGTGGGAGAAGTTCGCTATCTACTGGGATGTGGAAATGCGTATGATTCCCGTGACGGCGGAGAAGATCACGCTTGACCCGCAGGACGTTGTCAAGGCTTGCGACGAGAACACCATTTGCGTGGTGCCGATTCAAGGCGTGACGATTACCGGGTTGAACGATAACGTGAAGGAGATTAACGATGCCCTCGACAAGTTGAATGCCGAGAAAGGTTGGGAGATTTGCATCCACGTGGATGCCGCTACCGGTGGTTTTATTCACCCGTTCATTGATCCTGAAACGGTTTGGGATTTCCGCTTGAAATGGGTACTTTCCATCAGCACTTCCGGCCACAAGTATGGTCTGGTATATCCCGGTGTGGGCTGGGTGGTTTGGAAAGACAAGCAATATTTGCCCGAGGAGATGAACTTTGCCGTGAATTATTTGGGTGCCAATATACCGAGTATTTCCATCAACTTCTCTCGTCCGGGTAACCAGGTTCTGGCCCAGTATTACCAATTCATGCGCTTGGGTAAGGAGGGGTACAAGAAGGTGCAGCAAAATTGCCTTAACGTTTGTCTTTACCTGAAAGAGCAACTGAAAAAGATGGGTATTTTCGAGTTCTTCAGTGATGATATGCCGAACCCGTTGTTCATCTGGAAATTGAAAGATGATCCAAACCGGAAGTGGACTTTGTACGATTTGTCGGATGCTTTGCACGTGCAAGGTTGGCAGGTGCCCGCTTACACGATGCCGAAAGCGATGGAGGATGTGCTAATCATGCGTGTCGTTGTTCGTCAAGGGACGGGATTTGATTTGGCCGACCTGTTGATGGAGGATATCAAACACTGCGTGAAACAGTTGGATACCCTGAAGGAGCCGACGAATAGCGCCTTGATGTGGGCGAAGAAAGAGCCGCAAAAACCGAGAGGTTTTAATCATTCCAGGTAAATATACTGTTTGTCAACTATTTGCTATATGGAGGATCGCTTTGGCGGTCCTCTTTTCTGTTTGCTCGATGTCTGAAGTGATGACCGGGTGATAATCGGGGAATAAAAATTGTTTTTCCGGTAAATTGTATTATCTTTGTTTCAATTAGGATCTAGAATATTATTGATCGGAACGTTTTTACAAGTTAATCAGGTTTCTCCTTTAATTCCCCTTATCTCTAATTTGTCATTTTATAAATTAAAATAGATTGCATGGCAAAACCTACTACATTTGGTAAAAAAGAAAACGAGAAGAAAAAACAAGCCCGGAGACAGGCAAAACAAAATCGGAAAGAAGAGAGAAAACTATCCGGCAAAGCGAGCAGTTTCGATGAGATGATCGCTTATGTTGATGAACATGGAATGATCACTTCGATACCGCCCGAAGAGAGGCAGAACGAGGAGGAGATTGTGCAAGAAGATATACAGATTTCAATTCCTAGGCAGGAAGCTCCCGCCATTTTGAAAGGACGGGTGGAGTATTTTGACACGCAGAAAGGGTATGGTTTCATTAAGAATCTGGTAGGTACGGACAAGTACTTTTTTCATGTCAATAATGTTCTTGTTGATGTCGAGGAGAATGACATCGTGACGTTTGATTTGGAACGAGGGAAACGTGGAATGAATGCCGTAAATGTTTGTACAATAAATAATTAATTGGTAGTCTAAATTGGATCACATGAAAAAGAATACAAATCATTTTGAAAGATTATCACAAGCACAACAGGCGGAGAATGCGTTGAAGGAACATAAAAAAAGAGTCGGTGAGGTCGAGTACGTCGCCATCAACGAGCGCACGACTTTCGAATTCCCGGCCAGCTTATCAAAAGAGGAGAGGGAGATTCGCATCGAAAATTATAAAAAACGACATAAGCCGTTAGTCTGAAGGAGGGGTGTTTATTCATCGGATGTTCCGTTTGTTTCTTTTCTTTTTCGCTGGAATATCGTCGTGACGTAAGCGGTGAATATCGGGAAGAAAATCATACCTGCAGCAGCGAGAATGACGGCAAGGATTTGCCCGATCTTCGTGACCCCGAAAATATTTGATCCGACCGTGGTGACGTTCATCAGCGCCCAGTCGAAAGCGTCCCAATACGTTTTCACGGGTGGGTTGACACCGTGTTCCATGTAGTAGAAAATGATGCTGCAAAAATAAATAGTCGTGAAAAGAATTGTCAGGTACGTGGCAAATAAGTTGGTGATCCGGCTGCGCGTCATCCAGCTCACGATGAGCGATACCCCGTAAATGCCTCGTGCCAGTGGGATTAACCGTAGGATCAGCCACAGGGGATGGGATATGGTCGTTGATAAACCGTACACGATATTGAGATAAGGAATCGAGACCAACAAGAAAAATAGGTTATGAATGAAGAAATGTCCGCTCCATCTATCCGTGTACCATCGAACGAAGAAGTCGGCTAGAAAAAGTCCACACACCCAGAGATGAAATTTCAATATAAAAGTCTCGCTGAGCGCATTATTCCCATTCAGCAACTCGATAGAGGCAACAATGATAATAGCCAAACTGCCCAATAATACGAGTCCGTTGAGTATTTGCTCGAAAATTTTACTTCTTTTCATTTCATAGAATGAGTGAAAAGAGGGTGTACATTCTATGTTTTTACCCCAAAAACATAGAATGTACCCTCGTTATGAACTAATTGATTACTTCCACGTAGTCTCCCCCAAAGACATTCACGTTTAATCTCTGCGCGATATACTTGATGGCAGCCTGTGCTTTCACCGAGTTGCCAGCCTCGTCCAGAGGAGGAGCGAAAGCGGCGATACCGAACAGACCGGGAATTACCCCGAGTACACCGCCACCAACTCCCGATTTGGCAGGGACACCGCTGGTGTACAACCAATCACCCGTGTGTTCGTAGAATCCCACGGTGGCAATTAAGGAGGTGATTTTAGGAGATAATGACGGGTCGAATACTTGTTGTTTTGTCACGGGATTCAAACCGTTGTTGGCAATCGTGCAGGCTGCGATGGATAATTGTTTGGCCGTCACACCCATCGAGCATTGCCGCGTGTATAGATCCAGTGACATATCCGGATCATCGTAAATCCGGTTGAAATTTTTCAATAACCATGCGATGGAGCGGTTGTTGAAGTTTGTCTCGGATTCTGACTTGTAAAGTTCATCCAGTAATGTTAGGTCGCTACCGCTCAATTCCCGCATGTTGTCGGTGATAGCCTTCCATTTGGCATCACTGTTGCCCACGGGTTTTACCATGCTGTCGGCACTGATGGCTCCGGCGTTCACGAGCGGGGTACTCGGGTGGTCGTTTTCCAACAGGATTGCCATGATCGAGTTGAATGGCAGTCCCGTGGCATCTGCCCCGATTTTGTCCAACACAGCTTGAGCCCCGTATTGGCGTAACACCAGGATTGCGGTGTACACCTTGGATACGGATTCGATACCGAAAACGTAATTCGTGTCACCGGCTTCGATGATTTCTCCCGACGGGAGACAAACGGATATACCAAATAAGTTAGAATCGATCTTGTCCAAGAATGGAATATAATTTGCATTTTTCCCACCCTTCAAATCCTTCACTTGTGCATGAGCCTCGTTCACTAAGTTCTTGAGGTCATGGCTTGTAATTGTTTTTTTCATATTGGTTAATTGTAGTTTTTCCCTTTTTATTTTTTCGTTTCCGCTGTGGTTGAAGCAGCTGAAGTCGCTGGAGCAACCGGTTGTTCTTCCCAGTGGAATGGGGCAATTTGTGCTTTCGGGTCTTTCCATGACGGTTTGCGCAAGGAATAGATGATGAACGGCGTGGCAACAACCACAACGCACCCGATAATCAGCACGGCAAACCAAACGGTGTTACTACCCACGTTGATTTGTGAAGGCGGGATGAAACTCAACACGAAAGCCAGCAAGGCCCCGCAGAATCCCAATCCGGCGATAATCCATATCCCGATGTTGCTCTTCCGGCCCACAGCAAATGGTCGAGCAGTTTTTTTCATCTTGTAACGCAAGACGATTGCCGCGGAGAACATTAGCAGGTACATGATTAGATACAGTAATACGGTTAACTGCGATAGAATCTGGTAGAACGATTGTACAGAAGGCATGACCACGAACAGTAACGCCAGGATTGTAACCACTCCCCCTTGCACGAACAGGATATTCTTTTGAACGCCTATTTTATTGGTTTTTTGGAAGAAAGGAGGTAAATACCCGGCTTTACCCACGGTGAAAATACCTTTTGACGGACCTGCAACCCAAGTCAATACTCCGGCAAGTACTCCGAACATCAAGGCGATGGCTATTACCGGAGAGGCCCAACTGATGTGTAGGTATTTGAGATATCCGTCGAACCCGACAAGTAGACTTTGTGTCAGGTTGATGTCTTTTGCCGGGATAATCAAGCCTAGTGCGAACGTACCTAGCACGAAGATCACCACGGTAATCCCGGCACCGATAAAGATTGCTTTCGGGTAATTCTTCGATGCGGGCTCCTTCACGTCCATCACGTGAATACCCATCATTTCCATTCCGGCGTAGAAAAGGAAGATTCCCGAGGCTAGCACGAGGTTGTCAAACTTGCTCAAGTCGGGGAAGAAGCCTTGGCTCATGTCCATGTTGTTATGTCCGCCCGTGGAAAGGTAGATGATCCCGAAGATGATTAGAAGTGCAGCGGGAATGATTGTCCCGACCATGGCCCCGATCTTGGAAACTTTACCTACCCATCCCAGTCCTTTCAGCGAGATAAAAGTAGCTACCCAGTAAATGGCCAGCACGGTAACCAGCGTGAAGATTTTGTTGGATGCCAACAAGGCATCTTCAGAGGTGTTCAATCCGATGTATGCGATGGACACGGCCCCGAATGTCAGAACTGTCGGGTACCAGATCGTACTCTCAATCCATTGCAGGAATATCGCCAGGAATCCGAACCGTTTGCCGTATGCCTCTCCGACCCAGCGAAAAACTCCACCCTCTTTTTGTGCAAACATGGCGGCTAGTTCGGCTGCCACGAGAGCCGTGGGAACTAGGAATACGATGGCCGCGAATAAATAGTAGAATGCAGAACTCAATCCATAAACGGCTTCTGCCGGTAGGCCACGAAGACTCACGACCGCCGCGACGTTCATAATCGCGAGGGTCATCACGCCGAGTTTCATCGCGGTCCCTTTTGTGTTTGAATTTGTTGTCATCTTGAATTAATTTAGTTTAGAATTTATAATCTAGAAATTTTGATTCGTTGTATCTGTCTTGTTTGATGGAGTAAATACGGGGAAAAAGACGAGAAGGTTTTTCTCCATACCATATTTAACGTTGAATTTGCATTCCCAATGTGTTCGTATTTCGTTTAAGATAGGTGAACACGGCAAATATGCAGGCCAGTATCGTGCTGAGTAAAAACGGGAAATAAGAGGCATCCGTGGAGAATATTTCTTGTAATATTTCGAGGATGAAAGGGTAGGTGATAATCGCTATGTAATTCATGGCCATCACGAGAGCCAGCGCGAATGTCGCGTGTGACTCGGTGGTACTCGTGGATGTTTTGTCGTATATAATGGGCTGCATACACCCGTACCCAATCCCGATAAGGAGAACGCCAATGGTTAACAGTATCGGTCCGCCTTTCACGATAAAAAGCACAAAGCCAAGGGCAATGGCTGCGGCGGAATACACGTTCGTGTAACCTCGTAACCAGCTGATGATGTTGTTGATAAAAAGACCGGGGATTGTCATGGCAAGGAAAAATATGGAAATAAATGTGCCGGAAATGTCCGGATCCTTGAATTTCAGCGTTTCCATGTAGATCGACAGGTTAAAGGGTACTGTTAGTACAATAAACGTGATAAAGTAGTAAAGAAACATGAGTGCTATCGGCCAGTTGTGGTTTGTTGTCACCGGGGTATCGTTCGAGTGTTTGTCACTTTGTGGTACCGCGGGAGGGGTGGAGTTCAGTTTAAAAGCGAACAGCAGCGAGATTCCTGACAGGCAATACACGAGGAATGCGTAGCGCCAGTTGATGGAGGCGAGAACACCAGCCAGAAAGGTTGCGAAAACCAGTGAGATATTGGTAATCGCCGAGGCAATACCCAATTGACGAGTCCTGTAACGTTTCGTGAAGTTGTCAGCGATAAGTCCCGTGGAAAACGGGATGACCATTCCGGCTCCAACGCCCAACAAGGCGCTGACCAATAGCAGTAGCCACAGGGAATTACTGAAAGGGTAAATCACGCTACACCCGAAGAATATGGATAGCCCGATAATGAGGATCCTTTTTTTGTTAATCCTTAGCGATAGTCGTCCTGCCAGTAAGATGAACGGGACGATGATAAACGACGGCAACGATTCAAGCATTTGCAGTTCCAAATCGCTGGCGTTCTTGAAAATGTTCTTGAGATCACCGAGAATCGGCGAGATAGCCAAGCCGGGTAATGAAGTTACCATCGATATGGAATAGATGGCAAGAAGTGCCGTGAGCGTGATCGTGCCATGGCCGGTTTGTATTTTCATGTTGGTGCAGTTTAGTTTTCTGCCCTATACGGAAGAGGTGAAAGAAAAGATTCAAGATAATTTATTTTTCTGCCCTCACGAGTACAGCCCGTCCGTCATTGAGGGTGGTGGCGAAGAGGTAAACGGTGCCGCCGTCTTTTATTTTGCTTCGGGAACGAAGTTCGTTGACGGATAATTTAAAGTTACGGGTAGTGATGTTGGCCTTGGGGATGGTGTGGGAGATTTGTTTCAGTAGTTTGCTTGAAAAGTCCAGTATCTCCTTGACATGAAATGAACGACCGGGGAAGTCTTCAACGAGGTGATCTGAGGTGTAAAGGTGGCTGTGAGGATGGAGTTTTTCTACCCCGTAACGGGCGGCAACGAGTTTGAATGCCCCGCTTTTGAGAATGGAACTATTCGGTTCGTAAAGGTAAGTGCCGACATGGCTCGTGTAGTGAGGTTGCGCGTCTTTTTCCTCTTCCAAGGGAAAGGAGAAGCGTTGTTCCGAGTCGGTGGCGAAATTCACGGTGTGAATGTTCACGGTTTGATTGGCCGGGGTTTTACCCAATACGAATAAAAGTTCTTTGCATTCGTTGCG
Encoded proteins:
- a CDS encoding MFS transporter, which codes for MKIQTGHGTITLTALLAIYSISMVTSLPGLAISPILGDLKNIFKNASDLELQMLESLPSFIIVPFILLAGRLSLRINKKRILIIGLSIFFGCSVIYPFSNSLWLLLLVSALLGVGAGMVIPFSTGLIADNFTKRYRTRQLGIASAITNISLVFATFLAGVLASINWRYAFLVYCLSGISLLFAFKLNSTPPAVPQSDKHSNDTPVTTNHNWPIALMFLYYFITFIVLTVPFNLSIYMETLKFKDPDISGTFISIFFLAMTIPGLFINNIISWLRGYTNVYSAAAIALGFVLFIVKGGPILLTIGVLLIGIGYGCMQPIIYDKTSTSTTESHATFALALVMAMNYIAIITYPFILEILQEIFSTDASYFPFLLSTILACIFAVFTYLKRNTNTLGMQIQR